The genomic interval AGATGGAAATGACATTGAAATAAATGGTTCACAAATCAGGCTGTTCTTTGGCGATATAACAAACTCTGACAACGATGGAAATGCTGAGCAGTATATACTTGAAATTCAGGCTATTGTTGATAATGTAATGTCAAATCAGCAGGGAACTGTTTTAACAAACAGGGCGGTATTAACATACAAGGATGCACTTGGACAGCCTCAATTATTGCCAGAGCAACGGGTCAGCCTGAATGTTGTTGAGCCTGATATTGTGGTTAATAAGGAAGCAATAAGCGGCGGTGTTGGAAGCACTCACGGTGACACTGTAAGGTTCAGGATTACTGTTTCAAATTTAAGTGGAAGTGCTTACGCATACAATGTTAATTTAAGCGATGTAATTCCACACGAATTTTTAGGCGCACCGGATGGAAGCGGAAGCGGGGCAACAAAGATTACAAATATTGCACTTTCTACATCTGGTGGTGTTGTGGTAACTTCAACTGGCCAGCCTGTGACAAATAGTGATGTTGTAATACTCTCAACAGTTGAAAATGGAGACACAATAACTCTAAATCCGTTAACTTTACCGCCAAATTCAAGCTTTACAATTGATTTTGACACTGTGGTTCACAACGATGCAGACTTAGGCTCATATGTTACAAACACTGCAAATGTTGATTACACCTCGCTGCCAACCGGTGGAAGAGACGGAAGTGATGGAGAAGGCGGTTTAAACGATTATGTAGCATCATATTCCCTCTCAATTCAATTATGTGCTGATTTGTACATTACATCCACTGCTGAGAATGGTACAATTCAGCCTTCTTCAATCAGATGTTGTGACCCTGCCGGTACATATACAGTTTACTTTGAGCCTGACGATGGTTACCACCTTGCAGGAGTTTACATCGATGGAAAGCCAAGTTGCTTCTGTCCAAAGATGAGGAGTTTTACATTTGAAGGTGTTTCCACAGACCATACTGTTCACATAGTTTTTGTTAGAGATGAAAACCCTGTAATTAACTCATTTACTGCAACTCCATTAAGTGGCATTGCCCCCTTGAAGGTAGATTTTAGTGTTGAGGCATACGACCCGGATGGTGCAAATTGCAGAGATATTAAAGAGTATAGATGGGATTTTAATAATGACGGAGTAATTGATTTGACAACAATTGAGCCTAATGCAAGCCATGTTTATGCCCTCGAAGGTGTTTACACAGCCGTTGTTTATGCTGTGGATGAGGAAAACGCAATTACAGAATCCTTCCCGATTACAATTAAGGTTACAAGACAAAACCCTGTTGGGTTAAACGGTGCACTTTTAGGCTCTCAGTCAACAATTAGCGGCTTTGATATATGGGCTGTAAACAACAATCCTTCAGCTGCTTCTGTTACAATTTCTCTGGTTGACATAAAGGGTAAAGCACTTGGTGAAAAAACAATTGAAATCCCGCCTTTTGGTAAGAGAAAGTTAAAGTATGATGGAGATTTGAACGAAGCTTCAAGATTGGTTGTAAATGCAAATCAAAAACTTACTTACTATGTTGATAAAAAGGCTGATAAAGTAGAATCTACATCTTACCTTGGTTCGATAACTGGTGAGAGATTGATAATTCCTCATGCTGCTGAGGAAAAGGAATACTGGGATTCAAAAGCCTATATTGCTACTGCTGATAATGATATTTTGAAGTTAACTCTGTCAGATGAGAGTGTGGTTACTGATAAAGATTACCTGCACATTGTTGATTTAAATAATTTAATTAAAGAAAATCAGGATGTTTCAACATGCTGGGGTTTAGTTGAGTTTGGTGACACCTCTCCTTTCAGCACATTGAAGCCGTTAAGCGGATTTATTTCTTTCAAGAAGAAGAATTGCGACGGTGCATTTGTTGAAATGCCGTCAAAAGGCTATTCTTCCTGCATACTGCCCCACATTCCTGTTGAGAAAGACTTGTTCTGGACAGGGTATGTAATTGACAACCTTGAGTATTCTAACCAGAATATAACCTTTACATTCTATAATGCTGATGGCAATGTTGTTGGCACAAAAACAATTTCAGTTAATGCAAGAAGCAAAGTTAAGGGATTGTTTAGAGATGACTTTGCAGATGTTTACGGCAATGCTTCATGGGCTAAGGTTGAGGGAGAAGGGAAATTTGTATGTGCTGAAATTTTTGGAGTATTCCCGCAAAAGAATACAAAAATTGAAGGTGGTGCTATCTGCGGAATGCTGGTATCCTCAGATACAGTCATTGAAGGGATACTTCCTGTTGTAAATAGTGACGACGGACACTGGACAGGAATTGCTATTGCCAACCCGAATGCAGAGCAGACAACGGTAAAAATCAGGTTGATTGACAAAGACGGAAATGTTACTGGAGAGAAATCTGTTGATATTAAAGGTTATGGTCAGTATAAAGTTGTTGTTGACGACTTGTTTAACAATCAGATTCCTGCAGGTGGCTATATTTACCTGATTTCTGATAAACCTGTTTCAGCCTGCGAGATTGAGGGTGATTACTCCTACACTGTAATGAAGGCACTTACAATATCAAGGTAATAAAAAAGGGGGCATTTAGCCCCCTTTTTCTATTTAAAAAGATTTTGGAAAATTTACATATACATACCACCTGAAACATTTAAAACAGTGCCTGTAATATATGATGCTAAATCAGATGCAAGGAATAAGACTGCGTTTGCAATGTCTTCCGGGGTGCCCGTTCTTTTTAATGGAATTGTTTCAAGCATTGCCTTTTTTGTTTCTTCGCTTAAATCCTTTGTCATATCTGTTTCAATAAATCCAGGAGCAATTGCGTTTACAGTTATGTTTCTTGACCCAATCTCCTTTGCAAGTGATTTTGTAAATCCAATAATCCCCGCCTTTGATGCAGCATAGTTAGACTGGCCTGGATTTCCCATTAGCCCAATTACAGAGGTGATGTTGATTATTCTTCCGCTTCTTTTTTTTAGCATTTTTCTTAACACCTGCTTTGTTACATAGAAAATTGACTTTAAATTTGTATCAATTACGCTTTCAATCTCATTATCCTTCATCATCATTAAAATATTATCCCTTGTGATTCCAGCATTGTTTACAAGAATGTCAATGTCGTATTGTTTTTGAATTTCTTTGAAAACCTCTTTAACCTTTTCTCTGTCTGTTATATCAAGGGTAAAGTATGGGCTATTTCCCAATTTCGCTGCTAATTCCTTTAATCTTTCCTCATTCCTTGCAATCAGGATTACCTTTGCCCCCGCTTCAGAGAGTTTTTCTGCAATTGCTTTGCCTATTCCCCTTGAAGCGCCTGTTACAATTGCGGTTTTCCCTGTTAAATCAATCATACCGACCTCACTCGTTGATAAATCTTAAAAATTTTTCAAGTGAAGACATATCTTCAATGTTTAGTATATTTACCCCTCTGTCAATCTTTCTAACAAGACCGCTTAATACCCTTCCTGCTCCAATTTCAACAAAGGTGTCAATACCGTCTTCTATCATATTTTCAATAAGTTGAGCCCATTTAACAGGGCTTGTTATCTGCTCCTTTAACCTTTCTTTTATTTCATCTGGGTTGTCAATTGAGGTGGCTGTTACATTTGAGTAAAACCTGTAAGCCGGTTTTTTAAATTCAACCTCATCTATGAAGGGTGCTAAGTTTTCCCTTGCCGGTTTCATCAGTTCACAGTGAAATGGGGCGCTTACCGGCAATTCAACAACCCTTCTTGCCCCTGCTTCCTTTAATGCTCCCATTGCCTTTTCAACTATATCTGCATGGCCTGCAATAACAATTTGAGCAGGTGAGTTTATGTTTGCAACAGATAAAACCTTTCCCTCTTCCTTAACGCTGTTTATAACCTCTTCAACCTTTTCAAAGGGAAGGTTTAATACCGCTGCCATTTTCCCCATTCCAACAGGCACTGCGTCCTGCATAAACTCTCCCCTCTTTCTAACTATTTTCACTGCATCTTTAAATGGGATAACTCCAGCACAGACGAGGGCTGAGTATTCTCCCAACGAGTGCCCTGCAACAGCCTCAGGCTCTATGTTGTTATCCTTTAAAATTTCCCAAATTGCAGTAGAAACTGTTAACAATGCTGGCTGGGTGTTATAGGTTAATTTTAAATCCTCTTCAGGGCCGTGAAAGCAGAGTTTTGAAATTGGATAGTTTAAAGCCTTATCTGCTTCAAAGAATGTTTTTTCTGCCTGTTCAAAGTTTTCGCAGATTTCAAGCCCCATTCCAGCATACTGTGAGCCCTGTCCCGGAAAAATAAAAGCGGTTTTTTCAAGTCTCATCGCTCCTCCTCTTAATCTTTAAAGTTCTTCTTCTATTTCCTCTTCAACAATAGATAAGTATTTTACCACACCGGTTTTTAAAGCAACC from Thermotomaculum hydrothermale carries:
- the fabG gene encoding 3-oxoacyl-ACP reductase FabG — translated: MIDLTGKTAIVTGASRGIGKAIAEKLSEAGAKVILIARNEERLKELAAKLGNSPYFTLDITDREKVKEVFKEIQKQYDIDILVNNAGITRDNILMMMKDNEIESVIDTNLKSIFYVTKQVLRKMLKKRSGRIINITSVIGLMGNPGQSNYAASKAGIIGFTKSLAKEIGSRNITVNAIAPGFIETDMTKDLSEETKKAMLETIPLKRTGTPEDIANAVLFLASDLASYITGTVLNVSGGMYM
- the fabD gene encoding ACP S-malonyltransferase; amino-acid sequence: MRLEKTAFIFPGQGSQYAGMGLEICENFEQAEKTFFEADKALNYPISKLCFHGPEEDLKLTYNTQPALLTVSTAIWEILKDNNIEPEAVAGHSLGEYSALVCAGVIPFKDAVKIVRKRGEFMQDAVPVGMGKMAAVLNLPFEKVEEVINSVKEEGKVLSVANINSPAQIVIAGHADIVEKAMGALKEAGARRVVELPVSAPFHCELMKPARENLAPFIDEVEFKKPAYRFYSNVTATSIDNPDEIKERLKEQITSPVKWAQLIENMIEDGIDTFVEIGAGRVLSGLVRKIDRGVNILNIEDMSSLEKFLRFINE